The bacterium region CTGGATCCGCCGGCACCCGGGCCGCTGGCGCCGCCCGGGCGCCCGCCAGCACCAGCGCCGCGCCGACGATGAGCGCGACGCCCGCCGCCTGGCCGATCCCCATCGGTTCGCCGAGCAGCGCGACGCCGATCAGCGTGGCGACCACGGGTTCGATGGTGGCGAGCATGGCGGCGGTCGCGGCGGGCGGGCGGGTCAGCCCGCCGATGTAGAGCAGGTATGCGGCGAGGGTGGGGAGCAGGCCGAGGGCGATGAGCAGGGGCGTCGCGGCGGGATGTGCGATGAACGGCCGCCAGGGCGGCGCCGCGAGGCCGAGTGCCAGCGCCCCGAACGCGAACGCCCAGAACACGGTCTGCACGGCGTCGTACCGCGCGAGCGCGCGCTTGCCGAACACCGTGTACAGCCCGTACGTCAGGCCCGAGCCGAGGCCCAACGCGAGCGCGGCCGCGGTGATGGTGCTGCCGCCGTCGGCGAGGGAGGCGGCGGCGCCGGTGACCAGGAACACGCCCACGAGCACCGTGCCCAGCGCGACGAGCTGGAGCCGTGTGACGCGCTGGTCGCCGGCAGCGCGTGCCAGGAGCACGACGAACGCGGGCGCCGTGTAGAGCAGCGCCGCGGCGTTGGCGAGGGTGGTGCGCTGGATGGTGGCGAAGTAGAGCCACTGGAAGAGCGCGACCGAGATGACGCCGTAGAGAACGAAGAACGGCAGATCGCGGGGCTGGATGCGGAGCCGCGCGGGCGCGCGCGCGGACCAGAGCGCCAGGCCGAGGACTCCGACGGCCGCGCGCACGCTCGCCAGCTCCAGCGGCGTGATGCCCAGCGGATAGAGCCGGCGACCGAAGTATCCGAGCGTGCCCCAGAGCGAGGCGGCGGCCAGCACCATCAGTGCGCCGGCGTACCGCCGCCTCCTGGCCGGCGCCCCGTTCAGCGTCCGCTGAGCCCGAGCCGCATCCACGCCTCGGCCCGCTCCAGGTGCCGCTGCGCCTGCGCCGTGTCCCCCAGCACCGCGTACGCCTGCGCGTTCGCGAGGTGGGCGTACGCGTAGTAGGTCGGGATGCCTTGGGTGGGCCGGTCGACCCAGTGCGTCCACTCCTCCGGGAACCCGGGCGCGTGCTGGAACACGTTCCAGAGCAGCGAGTCGGTGCGCGGGACGTCGATGTACGGCCCGAAGATGGGCGTATACGGCGTTTCCGGCAGCGCGACCACGCCCGGGATCGAGTCCGGGTTCACCGGCCCGTTGTTCAGCTTGAACGCCACGCCCTGCCGGATCAGGTACGGCCACAGGTTCAGCTCGTCGTAGGCCTGCGTCGTCGTCGCGAAGTAGATCGGCCGGTCGTCGATGGACGAGCTGATGATGAACCCGAGGAAGAGGTCCGCCGGGATCATGATCGTGCCACGCGGGATCGTGGTCTCGATGTTGCCGGCCACGAACGTTTGCGTCTCCTGCGTGATGAACGGCCGCGTGTTCGCGATCCGGTCGATCTGCTCGTCGGTGAGCGGGATGATGGACCGCGTGGGCGGCCGCCGTCCCGGCGGGAGCTCGAGCAACGCCTGGCCCGGCCGGTCCTCCGTGGACGGGTCCGCGACCTCGTAGATCCCGGCACCCTGCTCGGGCAGGAACGGGCGCTGACAGATGATCCGCGTGGGGTCGTCCGCCGCGCTCTGGCCCTCCGCACACGGCGTGGTGAGCTGCCGGAGCTGCTTCACGTACCACGCCGTGTTCAGGTAGCTCATGACGATCACCGTCACGTCACGCCGGATGCCCTCCACCTCCTGGAGGTACCAGAGCGGGAACGTATCGTTGTCGCCGTTGGTGAACAGCACCGCGTAGGGCTCCACGCTCATGAGCAGGTTGTAGGCCCAGTCGCGGGCGGAGTAGTCGTGCGCGCGGCTGGCCCACGACCAGTTGAACGCGAGCGGGATGAACGCGATCGCGAGCACGGGCGCGGCGACGAGCTGCGCGCGCCGCACGCCGGCGGGCGCGTCGGCATCGCCGCGGCCCGCGGCGGCGAGGCGGGCCGAGACGGCGTCGGCCAGGCGTTGCCAGAGCGCGACGATGCCGAGCCCCGCCCACAGGCCCCATACGGAAAAGCCGACGATGAAGAAGTAGTCGCGCTCGCGGACCTCGTGCATCTCCATCGCGGGGAACCGGTCCCTCGCGTACGAGAAGCCGTACTTGAAGTTGAGGTAGAACGTGAGCCCGAGCGAGAGCGTGAGGAACAGGACGGCGACGAACGTCCAGCTCGTCCGGTCCTTGCGGTAGTGCGCCCACGCGCCGTAGAGGCCCAGCGCCGCGAACAGCAGTGTGAACAGCGGGCGCGCACCGCCGAACAGCGGGTTGGTTCCGGCCACCGAACGCGCCCACTGCCAGTCGAAGTACTGGAGGTAGTTGCCGACCTGCGCGATGAACAGCGAGAGCGTCCGCGGCATGCCCGGGTTGGTCGGGTCCGAGAACACGGACGGCTTGTCGTACTGCTTGCGCGTCAGCGACTCGATGAGGGCCTGCCACGTGCTGGGGTCCGCCTCGTTGATGATCGGGTCCAGCGACGCGCGCAGCGGCAGGAACAGGTGGATCGAGAGGCCGAGGACGGCGACCAGGATGCCCGCCGCGTACAGCCGCCAGTTGAGCAGCGTCCGCGGCGAGACCATCAGGAAGAAGATCGCCAGCGACGGCGCGACCAGGAACGCCATCAGGTGGTTGCCCACCGAGAGGGCGAGGATGAAGACCATGAGCAGGATGAGGTTGTCATCCTTGCCCCGGCCGAGGTTGTCGCGCCAGCGGAACGCCAGCCAGCTCAGGAACGCGATGGTGAAGAGCGAGACGGTGTAGACCTTCTCGTTGACGTTGGACTGGTTCCAGACCGTGAATGCGGTCGCGCTCACCAGCACGGCGGCGGAGGCGGCGATCAGCCGCACCGTCCGGTTCTCCGTCATGAACGCCGCGATGCGGTGCATGACCAGGAACCAGAAGCCGTGCGCCAGCGCGCTCATGGTGGCGCTGAAGAGGTTGATCCGGACCGCGACGGAGAGACCCGTGGGCGCGAGCAGCAGCTCCCAGGCCCGGGCCAGCACGACGAACAGCGGGTTCCCCGGCGGGTGCGGGATGCCCATGATGTGGGCGGTGGCGATGTACTCGCTGGTGTCCCAGAACTGGGTGGTGCGCGCCAGCGTGACGGCGTAGAGGGTGAAGACCGCCAGCGCCGCCAACGCCGCTGCGAGATACGGGGGACGATACGACTCCGCTCGGTCGCGCGCCGGCACTGCCCGTGGTGCGCCGCGCGCCTCCAGTGTCTGCTTCATCGAACCGTATCCAGGTTTCTCCTGATTCCGCCCGATCGGACCCTCCCGGTTTACCCGCCCTCCGGGCGCCCGTTCCCGATTTTTCTCCAACTGCTGCCGCCGCGTCGGGGAGCGCAAGGCGGGGACCGGCGGGCCGGGGCGCGTGCCGCCACCTGGTGCGAGCGGGGCCGCGGTGGCGCGGGGTGTGCTTCCTCGGCCCCTCGGGACGGTTGGGCAACGCGAGAGGAGGCGGGAGGATGCCAGGCACGGACAAGCGGGAAGCGGCGTACAGCCAGGCGCGGGCGGAGCTGTTCCACGAGATGCTGCGTGCAGGCGTG contains the following coding sequences:
- a CDS encoding EamA family transporter, encoding MVLAAASLWGTLGYFGRRLYPLGITPLELASVRAAVGVLGLALWSARAPARLRIQPRDLPFFVLYGVISVALFQWLYFATIQRTTLANAAALLYTAPAFVVLLARAAGDQRVTRLQLVALGTVLVGVFLVTGAAASLADGGSTITAAALALGLGSGLTYGLYTVFGKRALARYDAVQTVFWAFAFGALALGLAAPPWRPFIAHPAATPLLIALGLLPTLAAYLLYIGGLTRPPAATAAMLATIEPVVATLIGVALLGEPMGIGQAAGVALIVGAALVLAGARAAPAARVPADPANGG